One genomic segment of Flectobacillus major DSM 103 includes these proteins:
- a CDS encoding efflux RND transporter periplasmic adaptor subunit, translated as MNKILTLAGLGALLCLASCETKKEEEKKEDVKLLVTSPIRKDTTVTNEYVCQIHAIQHIELRALERGYLKKIYVDEGKFVKKGQLMFEIQPLQYQAEVQKAQAEVNLVEVEYRNTKQLADSNIVSRNELALAKAKLDKAKAELGIAKVHLGFTEIRAPFDGIMDHFQVRLGSLLEEGDLLTTLSDNSKMWVYYNVQEAEYLNYKSSAPKNSLMTVKLSMANHQLFEHPGVVETIEADFNNETGNIAFRATFPNPKGLLRHGETGNIEMVVPFKNAIIIPQKATFEVLEKKYVFVVGKDNVVRSKEITVSAEMPDLYIIKDGLTENDKILLEGIRKVKDNTKISYNYQDPKQVLANLKVYAE; from the coding sequence ATGAACAAAATTCTCACCCTTGCGGGTTTGGGTGCACTTTTGTGCCTTGCCAGTTGTGAAACCAAAAAAGAGGAAGAAAAGAAAGAAGATGTCAAACTACTTGTAACCAGTCCAATCCGAAAAGATACAACTGTTACCAATGAATATGTTTGTCAGATTCATGCTATCCAACATATCGAACTAAGAGCATTGGAAAGAGGGTATCTTAAAAAGATTTATGTAGACGAAGGTAAGTTTGTTAAAAAAGGGCAATTGATGTTTGAGATTCAGCCTTTGCAATACCAAGCTGAAGTACAAAAAGCTCAGGCCGAAGTTAATTTGGTAGAAGTAGAATACCGAAATACCAAGCAATTGGCTGATAGTAATATTGTATCTCGCAATGAATTAGCACTGGCAAAAGCAAAATTAGACAAAGCTAAAGCTGAATTAGGCATTGCAAAAGTACACTTAGGTTTTACCGAAATTAGAGCTCCTTTTGATGGTATCATGGACCACTTTCAGGTAAGACTTGGTAGTCTTTTGGAAGAGGGCGACCTACTTACCACTTTGTCGGACAATAGCAAAATGTGGGTTTACTATAATGTACAAGAAGCCGAATATCTTAATTATAAATCGTCAGCTCCTAAAAATAGCCTGATGACAGTAAAATTGTCGATGGCAAATCATCAGTTATTTGAACACCCTGGGGTAGTCGAAACCATCGAAGCCGATTTCAATAACGAAACAGGTAATATTGCCTTCAGAGCAACATTCCCGAATCCTAAAGGACTGTTACGTCATGGCGAAACAGGTAATATCGAAATGGTTGTACCATTCAAAAATGCTATTATTATTCCGCAAAAAGCCACTTTTGAGGTCTTGGAAAAAAAGTATGTATTTGTAGTTGGAAAAGACAATGTCGTAAGGTCGAAAGAAATTACAGTTAGTGCCGAAATGCCTGATTTGTATATTATTAAAGATGGCCTTACCGAAAACGATAAAATCTTACTTGAGGGTATCCGTAAGGTAAAAGATAATACCAAAATAAGCTACAATTATCAAGACCCTAAACAAGTTCTTGCCAACCTAAAAGTGTACGCTGAATAG
- a CDS encoding glycoside hydrolase family 32 protein produces the protein MKTKTMYPKTFGKSLFTVFVLLLSLGNAMAQETPQATYHETHRPQYHFSPAKGWMNDPNGMFYYEGEYHLFYQYYPDKTVWGPMHWGHAVSKDLAHWENLPIALYPDSLGYIFSGSAVVDWKNTSGFGINNQPPLVAIFTYHDMAGEKSGRKDYENQGIAYSNDKGRTWTKYVGNPVLKNNGTTDFRDPKVIWDEARKQWVMALAVQDHHEFWVSKDLKNWVNTGSFGKEWGNHGGVWECADLFPLKNGNTTKWILIVNINPGAPNGGSGTQYFVGNFDGKTFHLDEDFKPLVSNGNAAWLDYGRDNYAGVTWSDVPKSDGRRILIGWMNNWQYANLVPSLQWRGAATLPRELKLVATPQGYRVAVVPVKELQSLRNIKQVFSLKNQKVKTAIDLTPQLGFKSTLSEIEISFEKPQSKGILEIEIANNKGERYVIGYNTSTNTFFSDRTQSGKIQFSDKFANSVHTAPRLSNSNTIKLHVFFDVASAELFADGGTSVLTDTFFPNEDYTKIQLKTDGTTIAIKELKIWSLKSTWK, from the coding sequence ATGAAAACCAAAACCATGTATCCAAAAACCTTCGGAAAGAGTCTTTTCACTGTATTCGTTCTATTATTATCGCTAGGAAACGCTATGGCTCAAGAAACACCACAAGCCACCTATCATGAAACACATCGGCCACAGTATCATTTTTCGCCCGCCAAAGGCTGGATGAACGACCCCAATGGTATGTTTTATTACGAAGGTGAATATCATTTGTTTTATCAGTATTATCCCGACAAGACCGTTTGGGGGCCTATGCACTGGGGGCATGCTGTTAGCAAAGATTTGGCTCACTGGGAAAACCTCCCTATTGCCCTATATCCCGACTCGCTAGGTTATATCTTTTCGGGTAGTGCTGTGGTTGACTGGAAAAATACAAGTGGTTTTGGTATCAATAATCAACCGCCTCTGGTGGCTATTTTTACCTATCATGATATGGCTGGCGAAAAATCAGGTAGAAAGGATTATGAAAATCAGGGTATTGCTTACAGCAATGATAAGGGGCGTACTTGGACAAAATATGTGGGGAATCCTGTGCTAAAAAACAATGGAACTACCGATTTTAGAGACCCAAAAGTGATTTGGGATGAAGCCCGAAAGCAATGGGTTATGGCTTTGGCTGTACAAGACCATCATGAATTTTGGGTATCAAAAGACCTTAAAAATTGGGTAAACACAGGGAGTTTTGGCAAAGAATGGGGCAATCATGGCGGGGTATGGGAATGTGCCGATTTGTTCCCACTCAAAAATGGCAATACCACCAAATGGATTTTAATTGTTAATATCAATCCTGGTGCTCCTAATGGCGGTTCTGGAACACAATATTTTGTAGGAAATTTTGACGGAAAAACGTTTCACCTCGACGAAGATTTCAAACCTTTGGTAAGCAATGGAAATGCGGCTTGGCTCGACTACGGGCGAGATAATTATGCTGGCGTTACGTGGTCGGATGTGCCAAAATCAGATGGTCGACGCATTTTAATTGGTTGGATGAACAACTGGCAATATGCCAATCTTGTACCTAGCTTACAGTGGCGAGGTGCCGCTACTTTGCCAAGAGAACTAAAATTAGTGGCTACTCCACAAGGATACAGAGTGGCGGTTGTACCAGTCAAAGAGCTACAGTCACTAAGAAATATCAAGCAGGTTTTTTCTCTAAAAAATCAAAAAGTAAAAACGGCTATCGACTTAACGCCTCAATTAGGCTTTAAGTCAACTTTGTCCGAAATAGAAATATCCTTTGAAAAACCTCAATCAAAAGGTATTCTTGAGATTGAAATAGCCAATAATAAAGGTGAGCGTTATGTCATTGGCTATAATACAAGTACAAATACTTTTTTTAGCGACAGAACACAATCGGGAAAAATTCAGTTTTCAGACAAGTTTGCCAATAGTGTTCATACAGCACCAAGGTTATCCAATAGCAATACCATAAAGCTTCATGTATTTTTTGATGTGGCATCTGCCGAGCTATTTGCCGATGGCGGTACTAGTGTTTTGACAGATACATTTTTTCCTAATGAAGACTATACCAAAATTCAGCTCAAAACCGACGGCACTACAATTGCCATAAAGGAACTGAAAATATGGTCACTAAAAAGTACATGGAAATAA
- a CDS encoding glycoside hydrolase family 88 protein encodes MKIVKTFLLVLIAHCTIGQINVKQEFESAAKQYEGMLAAHPDLTKFPQSTNPDGSPRDMKSDWWCSGFFGGSLWYLYEYTHDPKWKEAAERWTMAVEKEQYNTGTHDLGFMLYCPFGNGYRLTQNETYKNIMLTGAKSLATRFNPQVGLIKSWNKFQQKYDYPVIIDNMMNLEFLFWAAKTSGDKSLYNISVTHADNTLKNHFRADNSSYHVICYGPNGEVLAKKTHQGAADESAWARGQAWGLYGYTVMYRETKDPKYLAQAHKIAAFILNNPNLPADKIPYWDYSKPNEERDASAGAITASALFELAQYSTAKQKAYYIQNATKMLETLSSQAFKAQIGQNNHFILMHSTGHKPGNSEVDVPLVYADYYYLEALLRYNQLKKIKK; translated from the coding sequence ATGAAAATAGTTAAAACTTTTCTTTTGGTACTAATTGCCCATTGTACTATTGGGCAAATCAATGTTAAGCAAGAATTTGAGTCTGCTGCCAAGCAATATGAAGGCATGCTGGCGGCTCATCCAGATTTAACCAAATTTCCACAGTCGACCAATCCCGACGGCTCGCCGCGTGATATGAAATCAGATTGGTGGTGTAGTGGGTTCTTTGGTGGCTCGCTTTGGTACTTGTATGAATATACCCACGACCCCAAATGGAAAGAAGCCGCCGAACGCTGGACAATGGCTGTAGAAAAAGAACAATACAATACTGGTACACATGATTTGGGCTTTATGTTGTATTGCCCTTTTGGAAATGGCTACCGTCTTACTCAAAATGAAACGTATAAAAATATCATGCTCACGGGGGCAAAATCGTTGGCTACTCGATTTAACCCTCAGGTTGGTTTAATTAAATCATGGAATAAATTTCAGCAAAAATACGATTATCCCGTAATTATTGATAATATGATGAATTTAGAGTTTTTGTTTTGGGCTGCAAAAACTTCGGGCGATAAAAGTCTGTACAATATTAGTGTTACACACGCCGATAATACCTTAAAAAATCATTTTAGAGCCGACAACAGTAGCTACCATGTGATTTGCTATGGGCCTAATGGCGAAGTTTTGGCCAAAAAAACACACCAAGGGGCAGCCGACGAATCGGCATGGGCTCGTGGTCAGGCATGGGGACTTTATGGCTATACGGTTATGTATCGTGAAACCAAAGACCCTAAATATCTAGCCCAAGCTCATAAAATTGCCGCTTTTATTTTGAATAACCCCAACTTACCTGCCGACAAAATTCCGTATTGGGATTATAGCAAACCCAACGAAGAAAGAGATGCTTCGGCTGGAGCAATTACCGCTTCTGCATTATTTGAACTTGCCCAGTATTCAACCGCAAAACAAAAAGCATATTATATTCAAAACGCCACTAAAATGCTCGAAACATTATCTAGCCAAGCATTCAAAGCTCAGATTGGACAAAACAACCATTTTATTTTGATGCATAGCACTGGCCATAAGCCAGGTAATTCGGAAGTGGATGTACCGCTTGTGTATGCCGACTATTATTATTTGGAGGCATTGCTAAGATATAACCAACTCAAAAAAATAAAAAAATAG
- a CDS encoding heparinase II/III domain-containing protein, with protein sequence MKKIKLISIILLMMNVAGYAQIIQRNIFAKSYQLESVKKNLIPQKQWNPYPKTPAEWKDAVPDSVLRSIIKDGEANLSYNFEPITATLSLDYVRSGDRSRHGKISYGKRNALVQLILAESIENKGRFMEAILNGIWSICEESYWGVPAHIGGTGLPDVTNPVVDLFSAETASVVGLADYFVGDKLDKINPLVRKRIYHETNVRIFEPLLKNPERYGWMSKTKPVNNWNPWIMSNWILSALLLEKDENRRAEMVYGSMIGLDSYLNSLGDDGGCDEGPSYWFAAGGSVFDCLELLQKATHNTVNIYDNALIKNMANYIYKTHISGDYFVNFADADPTLRPDGLMLYRFGKALQDDKLIQFGNWAFAAYPSIKTEGYQRMRRIENLLSVQKIDKNQPPFQPVKDAWISDIQVLTARSSNGLFLATHGGHNDESHNHNDVGDFIIYLDGQPMIIDAGRGNYTARTFSKQRYELWFTRSEYHNLPIVNGIGQKAGRNYEAHQVKAITNDKEASLAMDIAASYPKEAGITVWNRLVKLNRIKNIIELSDNYVLSASPTAMQQVLMTICNVDLSQQGKILLKGNNNVQLIVHYDPKVWSIATDKPSTEGMEYESFKTKWGRNSITRLIFNKTTLESKGQYKISFTTE encoded by the coding sequence ATGAAAAAAATAAAGCTTATTAGTATCATCTTACTAATGATGAATGTAGCAGGATATGCACAAATAATTCAACGGAATATTTTTGCTAAAAGCTACCAACTCGAAAGCGTTAAAAAGAACCTCATTCCTCAAAAGCAGTGGAATCCTTATCCAAAAACACCCGCAGAGTGGAAAGATGCCGTCCCAGATTCGGTATTAAGGAGTATTATTAAAGACGGTGAAGCGAATCTTTCCTACAATTTTGAACCTATTACCGCTACCCTATCTTTAGATTATGTGCGTTCTGGCGATCGTTCAAGGCATGGTAAAATTTCGTATGGCAAACGGAATGCCTTGGTTCAATTGATTCTGGCCGAAAGTATTGAAAATAAGGGCCGCTTTATGGAAGCTATTCTCAATGGTATTTGGTCTATTTGTGAAGAAAGTTATTGGGGCGTTCCTGCTCATATTGGAGGTACAGGTTTGCCAGATGTTACCAATCCTGTCGTAGATTTATTTTCGGCAGAAACTGCTTCTGTAGTAGGTTTAGCAGACTATTTTGTAGGAGACAAACTCGACAAAATCAATCCATTGGTTCGTAAAAGAATTTATCACGAAACCAATGTACGGATATTTGAGCCTTTGCTCAAAAACCCAGAACGATACGGATGGATGAGCAAAACTAAGCCTGTTAATAACTGGAATCCGTGGATTATGTCCAATTGGATTTTGAGTGCTTTGTTATTAGAAAAAGACGAAAATCGTCGTGCCGAAATGGTGTATGGCTCAATGATTGGGCTAGATTCATATCTTAATAGCCTTGGCGATGACGGCGGTTGCGACGAAGGGCCAAGCTACTGGTTTGCGGCAGGAGGGAGTGTCTTCGATTGTTTGGAGTTACTACAAAAAGCCACACACAATACCGTCAATATTTATGACAATGCTTTGATCAAAAATATGGCAAATTACATTTACAAAACCCATATTAGTGGCGACTACTTTGTCAACTTTGCCGATGCCGACCCCACACTTCGCCCCGATGGCCTTATGTTGTACCGTTTTGGTAAAGCCCTTCAAGACGACAAGCTTATTCAGTTTGGTAATTGGGCATTTGCGGCTTATCCAAGTATAAAAACAGAAGGTTATCAACGAATGCGTCGTATTGAAAACCTATTGAGTGTCCAAAAAATAGATAAAAACCAGCCTCCTTTTCAGCCTGTCAAAGACGCATGGATTAGCGATATACAAGTACTTACGGCACGTTCTAGCAATGGTTTGTTTTTGGCCACTCATGGAGGGCATAATGACGAAAGCCATAATCATAACGACGTAGGGGATTTTATTATATATCTTGATGGTCAACCTATGATTATAGATGCAGGCCGAGGTAACTATACTGCTCGTACTTTTTCAAAACAACGCTATGAACTTTGGTTTACACGGTCAGAATACCACAATTTACCTATTGTGAATGGAATAGGGCAAAAAGCTGGCCGTAATTATGAGGCTCATCAGGTAAAAGCTATTACCAATGACAAAGAAGCTAGTTTGGCAATGGATATTGCCGCAAGTTATCCTAAAGAAGCAGGGATTACAGTATGGAATCGTTTGGTAAAATTAAATCGCATCAAAAATATAATAGAGCTTAGTGACAACTACGTACTCTCGGCATCACCAACAGCAATGCAACAAGTATTAATGACAATCTGTAATGTCGATTTGTCTCAGCAAGGAAAAATATTACTGAAAGGAAATAACAACGTGCAACTAATCGTTCATTACGACCCCAAAGTATGGAGTATCGCAACTGATAAGCCTTCTACTGAGGGTATGGAATACGAGAGTTTCAAAACAAAATGGGGAAGAAATTCTATTACAAGGCTTATTTTTAACAAAACTACGCTCGAAAGCAAAGGGCAATACAAAATATCATTTACAACTGAGTAG
- a CDS encoding efflux RND transporter permease subunit encodes MFNKFIKRPVLAIILSLVIIFMGVLAIKTLPTSQFPSIAPPMVMVSASYPGASAKSLAESVIIPLEQSINGAWGMKYMTSDATSAGEANIQIVFNLGTDPDEALVQVSNRVQQVTNKLPALVQREGVVITPIMPSMLMYVNLFSKDKNANMKFLFNYAGINMIPELQRINGVGQAKILGSRQYAMRVWLNPDRMRAYKISPDEVMEALNDQSVIGKAGRIGRGDGSRSEALEYVLAYSDRFSKPEEYENVIIRANPNGEILRLKDVAEVKLGSEYYDIYSNLNGHPSAAIVLKQTYGSNASEVIGKVKEQLEQLKKSFPPGMDYEISYDVSNFLDASTENVIHTLRDAFILVALVVFIFLGDWRSTLIPTIAVPVSLIGAFMFMQLFGLTINMITLFALVLAIGIVVDDAIVVVEAVHAKMEEEHLSPYNAVRKVIGEISGAVIAITLLMTAVFVPVAFMTGPVGIFYRQFAITMATSIVISGFVALTLTPVLCAMILKNNHGQPRKKTWMNRALDSFNSGFEKLTGKYVGLLRLIVNRRVLTFGILLAFSFGIFGITTILPSGFIPSEDQGMIYAIIQTPPGSTLERTNDISGKLQEIIQQVEGVQSVSSIAGYEVLTEGRGSNAGTCLINLKPWDERKHSVNEIIYELEERAKEIPGATIEFFDPPAVPGYGAAGGFALQLLDKTNSGDYKQLERVKNDFMKELEKRKELTGLFTFFSANYPQYEIEIDNQLAMQKGVSIGNAMNTLSIFIGSTYELGFIKFQRFFKVFVQSAPEYRRLPTDILKLYVKNNRDEMVPFSAFMKIKKVQGANEINHYNMYNTAAIRGAPAKGYSSGEAIKVIQEVAKETLPQGFDIDWAALSKDETLRGNEAIYIFLIVVVFVYFVLAAQYESFLIPLSVIFSLPAGIFGSFLLLKLMGLANDIYAQVGLVMLVGLLGKNAVLIVEFAMMKHKQGFTVMEAAIEGAKVRFRPILMTSFAFIAGLIPLILAHGAGAIGNHTIGASALGGMLFGTVFGVIIVPGLYYIFGTLADGRKLIKNEDDDSLSEDFVHSIDSFPQPEEE; translated from the coding sequence ATGTTTAATAAATTCATCAAGAGGCCAGTATTAGCCATCATATTATCGCTCGTTATTATTTTTATGGGCGTACTGGCAATCAAGACACTGCCTACTTCGCAGTTTCCCTCAATTGCTCCTCCGATGGTAATGGTTTCGGCATCTTATCCGGGTGCAAGTGCCAAATCACTGGCCGAATCAGTGATTATTCCTTTGGAACAATCAATCAACGGTGCTTGGGGTATGAAGTACATGACTTCCGATGCTACCAGTGCGGGTGAAGCCAATATTCAAATTGTATTCAACTTGGGAACTGACCCCGACGAAGCTTTAGTACAGGTATCAAACCGTGTACAACAAGTAACCAATAAATTACCTGCTCTTGTACAACGTGAAGGGGTGGTAATTACGCCCATTATGCCAAGTATGTTGATGTACGTTAATTTGTTCAGTAAGGACAAAAACGCCAACATGAAATTTCTTTTTAACTACGCAGGGATTAACATGATTCCTGAATTACAGAGGATTAATGGTGTAGGGCAAGCAAAAATCTTGGGTAGCCGCCAGTACGCTATGCGTGTATGGCTAAACCCCGACCGTATGCGTGCTTACAAGATTTCGCCCGATGAAGTAATGGAAGCCCTCAACGACCAAAGTGTGATTGGTAAAGCTGGACGTATAGGCAGAGGCGACGGTAGCCGTTCGGAGGCTTTAGAGTATGTTTTGGCGTATTCAGATAGATTTAGTAAACCCGAAGAATACGAAAATGTAATTATCAGAGCGAATCCAAACGGTGAAATTCTTCGCTTAAAAGATGTGGCAGAAGTAAAATTAGGTAGTGAATATTACGATATTTATTCTAACCTAAACGGACACCCATCGGCAGCAATTGTTTTGAAGCAAACTTATGGTAGTAATGCCAGTGAAGTAATTGGAAAAGTAAAAGAACAATTAGAGCAGTTGAAAAAATCGTTCCCTCCAGGAATGGATTATGAAATTAGTTACGACGTTTCTAACTTCCTTGATGCTTCAACCGAAAACGTAATACATACCTTACGAGATGCCTTTATTTTGGTGGCACTGGTAGTATTTATCTTTTTGGGCGACTGGCGTTCAACGCTTATTCCTACTATTGCCGTGCCTGTTTCCTTGATTGGTGCATTTATGTTTATGCAACTTTTCGGGCTAACAATCAACATGATTACGCTTTTTGCCCTTGTATTAGCAATTGGTATTGTGGTCGATGATGCCATCGTCGTCGTCGAGGCCGTCCATGCCAAGATGGAAGAAGAACATCTGTCGCCCTACAATGCCGTAAGAAAAGTAATCGGCGAAATCAGCGGTGCGGTAATTGCCATTACTTTATTGATGACAGCCGTATTTGTTCCAGTAGCTTTTATGACTGGCCCAGTAGGGATTTTCTATCGACAATTTGCGATTACGATGGCAACTTCAATCGTCATTTCAGGTTTCGTTGCACTTACCCTTACGCCAGTACTTTGTGCCATGATTTTGAAAAATAACCATGGACAACCGAGAAAGAAAACTTGGATGAATAGAGCGTTGGATAGTTTCAACAGTGGTTTTGAAAAACTGACAGGTAAATATGTAGGTTTACTAAGGTTAATCGTAAACCGCCGAGTACTTACCTTTGGTATATTATTGGCGTTTAGCTTTGGTATTTTTGGTATTACTACGATTTTACCTTCGGGCTTTATTCCTTCAGAAGACCAAGGGATGATTTACGCCATTATTCAAACACCTCCGGGTTCAACTTTGGAAAGAACCAATGATATTTCTGGAAAACTCCAAGAAATTATTCAGCAAGTAGAAGGTGTACAGTCGGTGTCGTCAATAGCTGGTTATGAGGTACTTACAGAAGGTAGGGGCTCAAACGCAGGTACTTGTTTGATTAACCTAAAACCGTGGGATGAACGTAAGCACTCGGTGAATGAAATTATTTATGAACTCGAAGAAAGAGCCAAAGAAATACCAGGAGCGACCATCGAATTCTTCGACCCGCCAGCAGTGCCGGGTTATGGTGCAGCGGGTGGTTTTGCCCTACAATTGTTAGATAAAACCAACTCTGGTGACTACAAACAATTGGAAAGAGTAAAAAATGATTTCATGAAAGAACTAGAAAAACGTAAAGAACTAACAGGTTTGTTTACTTTCTTTAGTGCCAACTATCCACAGTATGAAATCGAAATAGATAACCAATTGGCAATGCAAAAAGGCGTTTCTATCGGTAATGCCATGAATACGCTGTCTATTTTTATTGGTAGTACTTACGAACTCGGTTTTATCAAATTCCAGCGTTTCTTTAAAGTATTCGTGCAATCTGCACCAGAATACAGAAGACTTCCGACGGATATTTTGAAATTGTATGTGAAAAATAATCGTGATGAAATGGTGCCGTTTTCTGCCTTTATGAAAATCAAGAAAGTACAGGGCGCAAACGAAATCAACCACTACAATATGTATAATACAGCCGCCATCAGAGGTGCTCCTGCGAAAGGATACAGTAGTGGTGAAGCCATTAAAGTGATTCAAGAAGTAGCCAAAGAAACCTTACCACAAGGCTTTGATATTGACTGGGCGGCACTTTCAAAAGACGAAACACTTCGTGGAAATGAAGCCATTTATATTTTCCTTATCGTGGTAGTGTTTGTGTATTTTGTATTGGCGGCACAATACGAAAGCTTCTTGATTCCACTGTCGGTAATTTTCTCATTACCTGCGGGTATTTTTGGTTCGTTTTTGTTACTCAAATTGATGGGCTTGGCAAACGATATTTATGCACAAGTAGGGCTAGTAATGTTGGTAGGTTTGCTGGGTAAAAATGCCGTATTGATTGTAGAGTTTGCCATGATGAAACACAAGCAAGGCTTTACTGTAATGGAAGCTGCTATTGAAGGAGCAAAAGTACGTTTTCGTCCAATTTTAATGACATCTTTCGCCTTTATTGCAGGTTTGATTCCGTTGATTCTGGCACATGGTGCAGGGGCAATCGGTAACCATACCATCGGAGCGTCGGCACTGGGTGGTATGCTTTTTGGAACAGTTTTCGGTGTAATAATCGTGCCGGGCTTGTACTATATTTTTGGTACTTTGGCCGACGGCCGTAAGCTGATTAAAAACGAAGATGATGATTCATTATCAGAAGACTTTGTTCATTCAATTGATAGTTTCCCTCAACCCGAAGAAGAATAA